ACAAATCACCAGATGTGGTccagattttgatttccttCGTACCAGTAGCTATAACTGGAGCATGCTCATGAACTTGCATGCTTGTCATCGTGCTCCCCGATTTTTTGCCAGGTTCACCTTCATCAGTGAAATTACACACTGGCTGATCGTTACGAATATCCCATAATGACACTACCCCATTGTTTGTACCACTGACCAATTCACGATACCCACCTCTTTGGAGGTGAATGTTATTGACCCAAGATCCCACTGGACTGGTGCCACGTTTGGCCGTTTTCCACAATCTAATCATCGAGTCTCTTGGATCCATACGTCTATCATAGACTCTTATCGACCCGTCAGAATATCCAGCTACGAATATATTACCCGTGAGTTGATCTGAAGTTAAGGATGTAATTAATGCACTTGACTTTGCTGGAATATCAACTTCAATAGATTCGGTCAGAGCATCCCATATACGAATGATTTTGACATCACCTGTAACTAATAAGGATCCACGACTTTGTTGCCACTCCGTTAAGAGACCTGTTGATCTTGGTGTTAATAGAAGATCTGTTAACCCTCTCCAAGAAGAGATCATGTGAAGCTTTTCCATATCGTAGAAATCTTTATAGATATTCACAACACCGTCAGATGAACCCGTTAACAACAACGGagtatcatcatcattcaagAATTTCATATCTGTAATCTTAGTCCCAAATGGATTACCATTTGAGAACCTTGCCAACTTTTCTTGAGTAGACCAATCATAAACTGTGACATTATCCCTATCATCACTTGCTGTAACGTAATTGTCAAATTgagtgaaaagaagaatcttAGGTTGCGTCTTGTTATCAAAAGTGACGGTTTTACGCGACCAATCTCCATAGAGTGccaattctttttcagaTTGTGTTTCCTGGATGATTGATTCATTCCGATTCCTCTTCCATTCACGAGCAGTGTACTCGATACTTCCTGGTTCATCAACCTCATGTTTTTTCATCTGTGGCTCTTGGAAGTATTCACTGCAGTAATCAAGGAAACGGCTCTCTAAAGGAAGCTTAACCTCGGTATCCCTTTTTTTATACATCATAGGGAAAGCCCTTGGGTTTGTACCATATTCAATACCCATCAAAGATAACCCTTGAGCTGCCCTTCCACCCGAACTACGTATACTTTCATTGTCAGAGTAAGATTCTTGTTCATGGGAGAAGCCTAAAGCTTTGAATAATGTACTCATAGAAAATACACGGCGATCATTTGGCGATTCATTTCTAACGCTATcctttttgttgttgttcagGCTTGCTGGCCTTCTGATAGTTGGTAGTTTATTTGACGATACCAAACCCTTAGAATTGACCGCATTTTTGCTCAATATGTATTGTTCCATTTCCTTAATTATTTCACCTAGTTTAGGATGTTCATTAAGTTTTAAAAGAATGTAGTCGATGACATCCTGGGCTAGATCCTTATTTTCAGGGAAAGGATCCTCAGAAAGAATCAAGAGCGCCTTCCAAACGGTGTTGAATATAGAGCCGTGACCCACAGATGATACATTTCTTACATCGTCTTCGTGCCCATTTGATTCCAATGATGCAATTTCAGAACTTATTTCAGTAAAGGCGATGATAGTAAAGAAGTCAATGTATCTCTCTACTACTTGGGATAGGAAAATAATCAACTCTTTCCGAACAATTGGGCTTCCATCATTAACTAACGAAAGCGTAGTTACAATAGTTTTGATTTCATATTGTTTGAGATTGCGTAAATTGATGCTTTGTAGCTGAGTAATAGAAGTTTGTACATTTTgcagttgttgttgaatCTGGTAGTATTGCTGTTGAATATGTGAagtattgttttgttgattaccctgctgctgttgttgattcTGCTGtgattgaagaagttgtaATTGAGCTTGGAACTGttgaatttgttgttggaattcCTGTTGAAGTTTTAGAATGATATTGACGTCATCCTCTTCCGAAAGGAAGTACTTGATTGCTAGTAATGCAGCGCATCGAATTTCTGGAATTGGGTCTTTTAGGGATTCTACAACGGTGTTCATGTTCTCATTTTCTAGACACAAGGTTTTATGCAATGGGTTATGAATGAATAGTTGACCAATGAGTATAATGCACCACTGGCGTAGAAGTGGAACCTCGGAATTCTCAATGAAGAAGCATAGTTTGTTCACAAGTTCAATACTAAAGCAGTGCCTTTGACCAAGAGGGAAATCACGGACAAAGCAAGAAAGGACAAAGGCTGCCATTGCCTTTTGTTCATCGGTcgtattattattagacAGTAGTGTGGCATTATTGTACgcttgctgttgttgatgttggtACATCTGATACCGTTGAGTAGTGGAACTAGCTGGTACATTCATAGTTAGAGGACTTCCATTGCTACTAATACTTTGTGCTCTTGGAACACCAAACTCCGGGACAAGCATTTTAACAAAGTACTGATATCCACGTTCCTTGATGAGTTCTGTTTGCGTATTTTTGTAATCAATAGATAGTATTCTGGCCCAAATGAAGACTAGTATAGGTTTTAATTCATGAGCTGGACTTTGTAGCAGTTTTGAAACATACGGGAATATTCCAATTGACAAAGATAAGTATACAGCCCAGGGCCCAAGGTCAAGAAATCTGGAAAGCAAAACCAAAGTTCTTACACGATGAACCTGAGATAACAAGACTTGTAGTACAATTGGAAGTTGCTCTGGAGGGTGTCTCGAATTGGCACCATATTTCACCCACAAGTCAAATGCCGTTAAGTTCTGCTCAAAGAATTTCGTGaactgctgttgttgttgctgggCCGCTGTTGGATATGATGTAGAGTTACCTGAATTTTGAGAAGCCTGGTTATAGTTCACCAACGACATAGAGCTTAAGTTTCCTAACGACGATTTATTTGGCATGCCATCTAAATTCTCACTCACATCAGAAGGTGCCTTGGATAGCTGCGTATCTGCAAAAGTGGTATTCGTTGAATTAGAGTGTGATCCTTCTAGTAACTTTGTTAAAACTTCATCGATGGCTAGATCCCATGATCTCCACATTGGATGATCAGCAATTGAATCCGGCAATGCGGGATCTGAAACTGGATGACAGTTATACCATGGCATAATTCTTTTAGCCAATAAAAAGTTACGGAACAAGGCAGCAACCATTAAATCGTGTCTGAAAAGCTTTTTGAATAAGGCTCTGGGCAAAGATGTCCATGCAATTGTATCTGTGATAGCGGTGAAAATCCAGTTTAATTCACCAAGTGGGGTTCTCCGCTCAGAGAGCTTACCAGGAATAGTAATGTTCGGCATTTCGTTTATTCCagtttcctttcttcttgggtcGTTGTTCTGGAAGAAAGGCGCGTATTTAGTGTCCTTAAGTGGCGATTGCATCAAGAACACTTTAACAGATATTTCAATAGGGTTCGTTAGACAACAAGTGAAAAAATCCGCTGGTAGTTCTGGGTTCATAGGCAATAGCTCGTTGTTCTCACACGAAGCCAACTGAACACACTCCGTATAGGATTCTGTTGGAGAAGGAGATGCCACATCATGGTTCCCTTCTTTATCATCTCTAATTCTCTTTT
The Kluyveromyces marxianus DMKU3-1042 DNA, complete genome, chromosome 1 DNA segment above includes these coding regions:
- the KOG1 gene encoding ubiquitin-binding TORC1 subunit KOG1, coding for MVVYGPQPLTRLNTETRHGFEEQYSSEKLLQSLANNFIFYYDDKRHRTNGNPVPDEVKEEDKDGYYQPIYDWKIVKDRQKTVAAALLLCLNLGVDPPDVTKTQPCARLEAWVDPLSFQDSKKAIEQIGKNLQSQYETLSLRTRYKQSLDPCVEDVKRFCNSLRRASKDERILFHYNGHGVPQPTPSGEIWVFNRGYTQYIPVSLYDLQTWLGAPCIYVWDCNSAGNIVSNFKKFVQKRIRDDKEGNHDVASPSPTESYTECVQLASCENNELLPMNPELPADFFTCCLTNPIEISVKVFLMQSPLKDTKYAPFFQNNDPRRKETGINEMPNITIPGKLSERRTPLGELNWIFTAITDTIAWTSLPRALFKKLFRHDLMVAALFRNFLLAKRIMPWYNCHPVSDPALPDSIADHPMWRSWDLAIDEVLTKLLEGSHSNSTNTTFADTQLSKAPSDVSENLDGMPNKSSLGNLSSMSLVNYNQASQNSGNSTSYPTAAQQQQQQFTKFFEQNLTAFDLWVKYGANSRHPPEQLPIVLQVLLSQVHRVRTLVLLSRFLDLGPWAVYLSLSIGIFPYVSKLLQSPAHELKPILVFIWARILSIDYKNTQTELIKERGYQYFVKMLVPEFGVPRAQSISSNGSPLTMNVPASSTTQRYQMYQHQQQQAYNNATLLSNNNTTDEQKAMAAFVLSCFVRDFPLGQRHCFSIELVNKLCFFIENSEVPLLRQWCIILIGQLFIHNPLHKTLCLENENMNTVVESLKDPIPEIRCAALLAIKYFLSEEDDVNIILKLQQEFQQQIQQFQAQLQLLQSQQNQQQQQGNQQNNTSHIQQQYYQIQQQLQNVQTSITQLQSINLRNLKQYEIKTIVTTLSLVNDGSPIVRKELIIFLSQVVERYIDFFTIIAFTEISSEIASLESNGHEDDVRNVSSVGHGSIFNTVWKALLILSEDPFPENKDLAQDVIDYILLKLNEHPKLGEIIKEMEQYILSKNAVNSKGLVSSNKLPTIRRPASLNNNKKDSVRNESPNDRRVFSMSTLFKALGFSHEQESYSDNESIRSSGGRAAQGLSLMGIEYGTNPRAFPMMYKKRDTEVKLPLESRFLDYCSEYFQEPQMKKHEVDEPGSIEYTAREWKRNRNESIIQETQSEKELALYGDWSRKTVTFDNKTQPKILLFTQFDNYVTASDDRDNVTVYDWSTQEKLARFSNGNPFGTKITDMKFLNDDDTPLLLTGSSDGVVNIYKDFYDMEKLHMISSWRGLTDLLLTPRSTGLLTEWQQSRGSLLVTGDVKIIRIWDALTESIEVDIPAKSSALITSLTSDQLTGNIFVAGYSDGSIRVYDRRMDPRDSMIRLWKTAKRGTSPVGSWVNNIHLQRGGYRELVSGTNNGVVSLWDIRNDQPVCNFTDEGEPGKKSGSTMTSMQVHEHAPVIATGTKEIKIWTTSGDLLRTFKNHGYGHSNTISGMASGTRSSPFISALTFHPHRMMLAANNSHDTTFNIYECYDSRREYMYY